The following are encoded in a window of Hyalangium minutum genomic DNA:
- a CDS encoding YifB family Mg chelatase-like AAA ATPase: MLARVRSGALMGIDAVVVECEVDMALGLPYFNVVGLPEGAVRESKVRVVSALKNTGFELPQKRITVNLAPADIRKEGAAFELPIALGVLAAARLMEEEPLGRYLFGGELSLDGSIKPIRGVLPLALAAKNGRFQGVMVPSANAAEASLVEGIQVLPVSHLREAVEHLTGVHPLTPYSRGDGLPSAERGPASLDMAEVRGQPEVKLALELAAAGGHNVLMCGPPGSGKTMLARRLPGILPTMTFTEALEVTKIYSVLGLLGEDHALMRERPFRAPHHTISDAGLVGGGPAARPGELSLAHHGVLFLDELPEFRKNVMEVLRQPMEEGVIHLARANQNVTYPCRVMLVAAMNPCPCGYFNVPGHRCTCQEHRVFDYHARVSGPLLDRIDITLQTRPVEFHQIARADSQEQPSAYYRDRVEASRERQRARFRDESGVHCNAQMPPRLLRRHCTLSSKAARMLERAVHQYGLSARAHDRILKLALTRADLEGHARIDDEDLKLAIDCRIIDRRGWLHANTHGTSRPDAFSGLLRPEARSRHPEEF, translated from the coding sequence ATGCTGGCGAGGGTCCGGTCGGGGGCGTTGATGGGAATCGACGCGGTGGTGGTGGAGTGCGAGGTGGATATGGCGTTGGGGCTCCCCTACTTCAACGTCGTGGGGTTGCCCGAGGGTGCGGTGCGCGAGTCGAAGGTGCGGGTCGTCTCGGCGCTGAAGAACACAGGCTTCGAGCTGCCGCAGAAGCGCATCACGGTGAATCTGGCCCCAGCGGACATCCGTAAGGAGGGGGCGGCCTTCGAGCTCCCCATCGCCTTGGGAGTTCTGGCGGCGGCGCGGCTGATGGAGGAGGAGCCGCTGGGGCGCTACCTCTTTGGCGGAGAGCTCTCCCTGGATGGGTCCATCAAGCCCATCCGAGGCGTGCTGCCACTGGCCCTGGCCGCGAAGAATGGACGGTTCCAAGGCGTCATGGTGCCCTCGGCGAATGCGGCCGAGGCGTCGCTCGTGGAGGGCATCCAGGTGCTCCCCGTGAGCCACCTGCGTGAGGCTGTCGAGCATCTGACCGGGGTCCATCCCCTGACGCCCTACTCGCGAGGTGACGGTCTGCCTTCAGCGGAGCGGGGTCCCGCGTCGCTCGATATGGCGGAGGTGCGTGGGCAGCCCGAGGTGAAGCTGGCACTGGAGCTGGCGGCGGCTGGAGGTCACAACGTCCTGATGTGCGGACCGCCAGGCTCGGGCAAGACGATGCTGGCGCGGAGGCTGCCCGGCATCCTGCCCACGATGACCTTCACCGAGGCGCTCGAGGTGACGAAGATCTACTCGGTGCTCGGACTGCTCGGGGAGGACCATGCGCTCATGCGCGAGCGTCCCTTCCGCGCGCCTCACCACACCATCTCGGACGCGGGCCTCGTGGGCGGAGGACCGGCCGCGCGCCCCGGAGAGCTCTCCCTGGCGCACCATGGGGTGCTCTTTCTGGATGAGCTGCCGGAGTTCCGGAAGAACGTCATGGAGGTGCTGCGCCAACCGATGGAGGAAGGCGTCATCCATCTGGCCCGCGCCAACCAGAACGTCACCTACCCGTGCCGCGTCATGCTCGTGGCGGCGATGAACCCCTGCCCTTGTGGCTACTTCAACGTCCCTGGCCACCGCTGCACCTGCCAGGAGCACCGCGTCTTTGACTACCACGCGCGGGTCAGCGGCCCGCTGCTGGACCGGATCGACATCACCCTGCAGACGCGGCCCGTCGAGTTCCACCAGATCGCCCGAGCCGACTCCCAGGAACAGCCGAGCGCGTACTACCGGGACCGCGTCGAGGCTTCTCGGGAGCGCCAGCGCGCTCGCTTCCGCGACGAGTCCGGGGTGCACTGCAACGCCCAGATGCCGCCCCGGCTCCTGCGGCGCCACTGCACCCTGAGCTCCAAGGCCGCCAGGATGCTGGAACGAGCGGTGCACCAATACGGCCTCTCCGCCCGGGCGCATGACCGCATCCTCAAGCTCGCCCTTACCCGGGCAGACCTCGAGGGGCACGCTCGCATTGACGACGAGGACCTGAAGCTCGCCATCGACTGCCGCATCATCGACCGGCGGGGCTGGCTTCATGCGAACACCCATGGCACCTCGCGCCCCGATGCGTTCTCCGGGCTGCTGCGCCCGGAGGCCCGATCACGCCACCCCGAAGAGTTTTGA
- a CDS encoding ExbD/TolR family protein yields MGMAVGPSSGIKNEINVTPLVDVVLVLLIIFMVITPMLQRGKSVTLPKAQNIEKEKKGGDQDPLILSVTPDKKMFLENDELDAAGLENKIREELEVTPGRRILLKGDASLTVLDVRKAMDIARKAKAKSIALGVEELKE; encoded by the coding sequence ATGGGAATGGCAGTCGGTCCCAGTAGCGGGATCAAAAACGAGATCAACGTCACGCCGCTGGTGGACGTGGTGCTGGTGCTGCTCATCATCTTCATGGTGATCACGCCCATGCTCCAGCGTGGCAAGTCGGTGACCTTGCCGAAGGCGCAGAACATCGAGAAGGAGAAGAAGGGCGGGGATCAAGACCCGCTGATCCTTTCGGTCACTCCGGACAAGAAGATGTTCCTGGAGAATGACGAGCTCGATGCCGCCGGCCTGGAGAACAAGATCCGCGAGGAGCTCGAGGTGACGCCGGGACGGCGCATTCTCCTCAAGGGCGACGCCTCGCTGACCGTGCTCGACGTGCGCAAGGCGATGGACATTGCCCGCAAGGCGAAGGCCAAGAGCATCGCGCTGGGCGTTGAGGAGCTGAAGGAATAG
- a CDS encoding energy transducer TonB → MFDSVLDRGSVPKSRFGTGTVVSIVLHVGIFALALWLSTRPPPVEEKEIEVTFKAAMAPPPPPPPPPPPPAAKPKQQKKVKKEFVAPKEVPTEKPPEKEPEPEPEQQTEQEVESDEGGVEGGVVGGVVGGVLGGVLGGQVGSTGTDVLPFGAGMTRPEKLSGPIPQYSREALEAHVQGLMIVKCVITTEGKVEKCRIIKPLPHMEQAVLDALYAARYKPVTFQGRPVQVDYTFNIKLSLPR, encoded by the coding sequence ATGTTCGACTCTGTCCTTGATCGGGGATCAGTGCCCAAGTCGCGGTTTGGCACTGGCACGGTCGTCTCCATCGTGCTCCACGTGGGCATCTTCGCCCTGGCCCTGTGGCTGTCTACCCGTCCTCCTCCCGTGGAAGAGAAGGAGATCGAGGTCACCTTCAAGGCCGCGATGGCGCCTCCTCCGCCACCACCTCCGCCGCCGCCTCCTCCGGCTGCCAAGCCGAAGCAGCAAAAGAAGGTGAAGAAGGAGTTCGTGGCTCCCAAGGAAGTTCCTACGGAGAAGCCGCCTGAGAAGGAGCCGGAGCCGGAGCCGGAGCAGCAGACCGAGCAAGAGGTCGAGAGCGACGAGGGTGGCGTCGAGGGTGGCGTGGTTGGCGGTGTCGTGGGTGGCGTGCTCGGTGGCGTGCTCGGTGGCCAGGTGGGCAGCACTGGCACGGACGTGCTCCCGTTCGGCGCGGGAATGACGCGCCCGGAGAAGCTGTCGGGTCCTATTCCTCAGTACTCGCGTGAGGCGCTGGAGGCCCACGTGCAGGGTCTGATGATCGTGAAGTGCGTCATCACGACCGAGGGCAAGGTGGAGAAGTGCCGTATTATCAAGCCCTTGCCACACATGGAACAGGCGGTGCTGGACGCTTTGTATGCGGCACGCTACAAGCCCGTCACTTTCCAGGGCCGTCCGGTCCAAGTGGACTACACCTTCAACATCAAGCTGAGCCTGCCTCGTTAG
- a CDS encoding MotA/TolQ/ExbB proton channel family protein has translation MDFSLQQIWEHTGLFARFIIFTLGFMSMSSLIVIAERMVVFRKTRSDSRNFASKMGAILAKGDLSTAANTNLGKDVGHLGRVINSGLTAYRISPNDKDVAVESVARALERQAQREVQSMKRGLGVLATVGSTAPFVGLLGTTMGIVNAFQEMAKSGAGGLATISAGIAEALITTAFGLLVAIPAVMAYNFLQGWVDARSVDISESSNEFLDVVARNLTGGETRSQQQAG, from the coding sequence ATGGACTTCTCACTGCAGCAAATCTGGGAGCACACGGGTCTGTTCGCCCGCTTCATCATCTTCACCCTCGGCTTCATGTCGATGTCGTCGCTGATCGTGATCGCCGAGCGCATGGTCGTCTTCCGCAAGACGCGCTCGGACTCGCGCAACTTCGCGTCGAAGATGGGCGCCATCCTGGCCAAGGGCGATCTGTCCACGGCTGCCAACACCAACCTGGGTAAGGACGTGGGCCACCTGGGCCGCGTCATCAACTCGGGCCTCACTGCCTACCGGATCAGCCCCAACGACAAGGACGTGGCGGTGGAGTCGGTGGCCCGCGCCCTGGAGCGTCAGGCGCAGCGTGAGGTGCAGAGCATGAAGCGTGGCCTGGGCGTGCTGGCCACGGTGGGCTCCACGGCCCCGTTCGTGGGTCTGCTCGGCACGACGATGGGTATCGTGAACGCCTTCCAGGAGATGGCCAAGTCGGGCGCCGGTGGTCTGGCGACGATCTCCGCCGGTATCGCCGAGGCGCTCATCACCACGGCGTTCGGTCTGCTCGTGGCGATCCCCGCGGTGATGGCCTACAACTTCCTGCAGGGCTGGGTGGACGCGCGCTCGGTGGACATCTCCGAGTCCTCCAACGAGTTCCTGGACGTGGTGGCTCGCAACCTCACCGGTGGCGAGACCCGCTCCCAGCAGCAGGCCGGGTAA
- a CDS encoding DUF2378 family protein: protein MADELLVYEQTIEALFVRALGARLSPECRVRLREAGLDVSQKLKPAYSFDSWMKFIRIAAEELHPGLPLPEATFKLGEAYVDGFRETMLGRAVMSLLRVLGPRRTVLRATQNFRAGNNYTETRVAELAPGRFEVWMNEVGPYPEFTAGIIQAGVRMSGAKELRVEMFDYDGHACTYRITWKEASAGVESNGDLPPRTRRPSGTFRTL from the coding sequence ATGGCCGACGAGCTCCTGGTTTACGAGCAGACCATTGAAGCGCTGTTCGTTCGTGCGCTGGGAGCGCGCTTGTCCCCCGAATGCCGGGTGAGGTTGCGCGAGGCCGGGCTGGACGTCTCCCAGAAGCTCAAGCCCGCCTACTCCTTCGACTCGTGGATGAAGTTCATCCGCATTGCCGCGGAGGAGCTGCACCCGGGTCTGCCCCTGCCCGAGGCCACCTTCAAGCTCGGTGAGGCCTACGTCGACGGCTTCCGCGAGACGATGCTGGGCCGCGCCGTCATGTCGCTGCTGCGCGTGCTGGGCCCTCGGAGGACAGTGCTGCGCGCGACGCAGAACTTCCGGGCAGGCAACAACTACACCGAGACGCGCGTGGCGGAATTGGCCCCCGGCCGCTTCGAGGTGTGGATGAACGAGGTGGGCCCCTACCCCGAGTTCACCGCAGGCATCATCCAGGCCGGAGTGCGCATGTCGGGCGCCAAGGAGCTGCGCGTCGAGATGTTCGACTACGACGGGCACGCCTGCACCTACCGCATCACCTGGAAAGAGGCCTCCGCGGGCGTGGAGAGCAACGGAGACCTGCCGCCCCGGACCCGGCGGCCCTCCGGCACCTTCCGCACGCTGTAG
- a CDS encoding TonB-dependent receptor — translation MRVSRILRETGVVLFAGLLIGTTAAAQSSSSVIIGTVVNADPSANKAPIADVVVTATSPNLQGEQTVVTDNSGTYRIPQLPPGDYTLRFDAQGFKPFARSAIQLRLNRTIRVNVELLPEAFTEQIEITGTPPTIDVGSTTTGVNVDQEFIRRIAVNRPGGKGGAARSFESLAELAPGAQNDQYGVSINGATSPENGYVVDGLSTNDPAFGINASPLSIEFVQDVNVVTGGYLPEFGRSTGGVINAVTRSGSNEFHGSVFANITPGTFEGQRTLVIDEGSVISGENTLRNLGDLGGTLGGPILQDKLWFFAGFAPSFTRYEHTRSINALQLDQETGQILRNEQGKALVTPIPDSAKKYFADARSFQYMGKLTYLINQDHNVSLSITGTPSSTGGAGKLSIDPRSGGLPAARVARPGSFGLTETIASTTAVGLKYAGAFMDKKVLIDVNAGYFHQVATTQAADGSETGDIYGNGLAGLSRATYVQDRSLTFFEDVPHADQYCKVVNYVDEDGEPQVADPCAVNNYAVGGPGLLTDGNLDRYQANAKATYLLNALGTHVFKAGIDAEFLSYGQSKSYSGGVAFQEANIGGRIDPRTGLALPNPTYGWNDFRRYGYQTGPDSAFVQEIQSSTSKSTTVGGFLQDSWSIANRVTVNAGLRYDVQAMYGGDGQLALVLGNQLSPRVGAIVDPLANGRMKFFVNFAKYYEQVPLNMLDRAFPPERRYNAVHVSPTDEGEKIGEGSGDGCDPSSREGQRTGCSDQAYIARRSEASSNPNRLYSGGKVENEPVDPDLKPQSSNEYVVGGEYEVLANTRFGATYTHRNMGSVIEDMSRDGGNTYFLGNPNSGFAQDFPKPVRNYDSVTMYLNRSFADGWLAQASYTWSRLYGNYPGLFRPETNQLDPNILSDFDLIELLPNRSGLLPFDRTHSVKLFGAKEFNITNALSSSVGLSYRGNSGTPINYYGAHPDYGQDEAFVLQRGVGGRTPWVNTIDSNIGVNYRIGKDQVISFTMDVFNLFNFQTATGVDESYTFESIYPLEGGKPSDLPSKVVINTGDREADLADPVYLTADQLNPNFKQPNRYQAPRQFRFGIRYTF, via the coding sequence ATGAGAGTATCCCGTATACTCCGGGAAACCGGAGTTGTGCTGTTTGCTGGTCTCTTGATTGGGACTACAGCAGCAGCTCAGTCGTCCAGCAGCGTCATCATCGGTACAGTCGTCAATGCTGACCCTAGTGCAAACAAGGCCCCTATCGCTGATGTGGTAGTGACCGCGACCTCGCCCAACCTTCAGGGTGAGCAGACGGTGGTTACTGACAACAGCGGCACCTATCGTATTCCCCAGCTTCCCCCCGGCGACTATACCCTGCGGTTCGACGCCCAGGGATTCAAGCCGTTTGCCCGCTCGGCCATCCAGCTGCGCCTCAACCGCACGATCCGCGTGAACGTGGAGCTGCTGCCCGAGGCCTTCACCGAGCAGATCGAGATCACCGGTACCCCGCCGACGATCGACGTGGGCTCGACGACCACGGGCGTGAACGTGGATCAAGAGTTCATCCGCCGCATCGCCGTGAACCGCCCGGGTGGTAAGGGCGGCGCGGCGCGCTCCTTCGAGAGCCTCGCGGAGCTGGCTCCGGGCGCCCAGAACGATCAGTATGGCGTGTCCATCAACGGTGCCACGTCTCCTGAGAACGGCTACGTGGTGGACGGCCTGTCCACCAACGACCCGGCCTTCGGCATCAACGCCAGCCCGCTCTCCATCGAGTTCGTGCAGGACGTGAACGTGGTGACGGGTGGTTACCTGCCGGAGTTCGGCCGCTCCACCGGTGGCGTGATCAACGCGGTGACCCGCTCGGGCTCCAACGAGTTCCACGGCTCCGTGTTCGCCAACATCACCCCTGGCACCTTCGAGGGGCAGCGCACGCTCGTCATCGACGAGGGCTCGGTGATCTCCGGCGAGAACACCCTGCGCAACCTGGGCGATCTGGGCGGCACCCTCGGTGGCCCCATCCTCCAGGACAAGCTGTGGTTCTTCGCGGGCTTCGCCCCGTCGTTCACGCGCTACGAGCACACCCGCTCGATCAACGCGCTGCAGCTCGACCAGGAGACGGGTCAGATCCTCCGCAACGAGCAGGGCAAGGCGCTCGTGACGCCCATCCCGGACTCCGCCAAGAAGTACTTCGCGGACGCTCGCTCCTTCCAGTACATGGGCAAGCTGACCTACCTCATCAACCAGGATCACAACGTCTCGCTGTCCATCACCGGCACCCCGTCCAGCACGGGCGGCGCGGGCAAGCTCTCCATCGATCCCCGCAGCGGCGGTCTGCCGGCCGCTCGCGTGGCGCGTCCGGGCTCCTTCGGCCTGACGGAGACGATCGCGAGCACCACGGCGGTCGGCCTGAAGTACGCCGGCGCCTTCATGGACAAGAAGGTCCTCATCGACGTGAACGCCGGCTACTTCCACCAGGTGGCCACCACCCAGGCTGCGGACGGCAGCGAGACGGGTGACATCTACGGCAACGGTCTGGCCGGTCTGTCGCGCGCGACCTATGTGCAGGATCGCTCGCTGACCTTCTTCGAGGACGTGCCGCACGCTGACCAGTACTGCAAGGTTGTGAACTACGTCGACGAGGACGGCGAGCCTCAGGTCGCGGATCCTTGCGCGGTGAACAACTACGCGGTGGGTGGCCCCGGCCTGCTGACGGATGGCAACCTGGACCGCTACCAGGCCAACGCCAAGGCGACCTACCTGCTCAACGCCCTGGGCACGCACGTGTTCAAGGCGGGCATCGACGCGGAGTTCCTGTCCTACGGGCAGAGCAAGTCCTACAGCGGCGGCGTGGCCTTCCAGGAGGCCAACATCGGTGGCCGCATCGATCCGCGCACGGGTCTGGCGCTCCCCAACCCCACCTACGGCTGGAACGACTTCCGCCGCTACGGCTACCAGACGGGTCCTGACTCCGCGTTCGTGCAGGAGATCCAGTCGTCGACCTCCAAGAGCACCACGGTGGGCGGCTTCCTGCAGGACAGCTGGTCCATCGCCAACCGCGTGACGGTGAACGCCGGTCTCCGCTACGACGTGCAGGCCATGTACGGCGGTGACGGGCAGCTGGCCCTCGTGCTGGGCAACCAGCTGTCGCCTCGCGTGGGCGCCATCGTGGACCCGCTGGCCAACGGCCGCATGAAGTTCTTCGTGAACTTCGCCAAGTACTACGAGCAGGTTCCGCTCAACATGCTGGATCGCGCGTTCCCGCCCGAGCGGCGCTACAACGCTGTCCACGTGTCGCCCACGGATGAGGGTGAGAAGATTGGCGAGGGGAGCGGCGACGGCTGCGATCCTTCCTCGCGTGAGGGTCAGCGCACGGGCTGCTCGGATCAGGCCTACATCGCCCGCCGCTCCGAGGCGAGCTCCAACCCCAACCGCCTCTACTCGGGCGGCAAGGTGGAGAACGAGCCGGTGGATCCGGATCTGAAGCCGCAGTCCTCCAACGAGTACGTGGTGGGCGGCGAGTACGAGGTGCTGGCCAACACCCGCTTCGGTGCCACCTACACGCACCGCAACATGGGCTCGGTCATCGAGGACATGAGCCGTGACGGTGGCAACACCTACTTCCTCGGCAACCCGAACTCGGGCTTCGCTCAGGACTTCCCGAAGCCGGTTCGTAACTACGACTCGGTGACGATGTACCTGAACCGCTCCTTCGCCGACGGCTGGCTGGCCCAGGCGAGCTACACCTGGTCGCGGCTGTACGGTAACTACCCCGGTCTGTTCCGCCCGGAGACCAACCAGCTCGACCCGAACATCCTCTCGGACTTCGACCTGATCGAGCTGCTGCCCAACCGCTCGGGTCTGCTGCCGTTCGACCGCACGCACTCCGTCAAGCTGTTCGGCGCCAAGGAGTTCAACATCACCAACGCGCTGTCCTCCAGCGTGGGTCTGTCCTACCGCGGCAACTCCGGTACGCCGATCAACTACTACGGCGCGCACCCGGACTACGGCCAGGATGAGGCGTTCGTGCTCCAGCGTGGCGTCGGTGGCCGCACCCCGTGGGTGAACACCATCGACTCCAACATCGGCGTGAACTACCGCATCGGTAAGGATCAGGTGATCTCGTTCACGATGGACGTGTTCAACCTGTTCAACTTCCAGACGGCGACGGGCGTGGACGAGTCCTACACGTTCGAGTCCATCTACCCGCTGGAGGGTGGCAAGCCGAGCGATCTGCCGAGCAAGGTGGTTATCAACACGGGTGACCGCGAGGCGGATCTGGCCGACCCGGTCTACCTGACGGCTGACCAGCTCAACCCGAACTTCAAGCAGCCGAACCGTTACCAGGCGCCGCGGCAGTTCCGCTTCGGCATCCGGTACACCTTCTAA
- a CDS encoding ExbD/TolR family protein: MAMAKKRQWVKPQARPNSDINVTPLVDVVLVLLIIFMVLTPLLEKDIEVRVPETEVENTPPETNDQLVVQLTEQGAIKINSETVGGQEDYVNRLKRVLAAKPRDERVVFFMAEDKANYGALIVVMDGAKTAGAVVLGMATEDLPQGAVVPGQEGAAPAPEAPAPTP, encoded by the coding sequence ATAGCCATGGCTAAAAAGCGCCAGTGGGTCAAACCCCAAGCCCGCCCCAACTCGGACATCAACGTCACGCCTCTGGTGGACGTGGTGCTCGTGCTCCTCATCATCTTCATGGTGCTCACGCCACTGCTCGAGAAGGACATCGAGGTGCGCGTGCCGGAGACGGAGGTGGAGAACACCCCGCCCGAGACCAACGATCAGCTCGTGGTGCAGTTGACCGAGCAGGGCGCCATCAAGATCAACTCGGAGACCGTGGGCGGCCAGGAGGACTACGTCAACCGCCTGAAGCGCGTCCTCGCGGCCAAGCCGCGCGATGAGCGCGTCGTCTTCTTCATGGCCGAAGACAAGGCCAACTACGGTGCCCTGATCGTCGTGATGGACGGCGCCAAGACGGCCGGTGCCGTGGTGCTGGGCATGGCGACCGAGGATCTGCCCCAGGGCGCGGTCGTCCCGGGCCAGGAGGGTGCGGCTCCCGCGCCCGAGGCTCCTGCCCCCACGCCGTAG
- a CDS encoding NAD(P)/FAD-dependent oxidoreductase, with the protein MTAHSDTRPHVVILGGGFGGLYAAMRLKRAPVRVTVVDRHNHHLFQPLLYQVATATLSPSDIASPLRGILGRYGISVLLAEATGIDVASKKVLLADGELSYDFLIVATGATHSYFGHDEWARFAPGLKTIEDAVEIRRQVLLAFEQAEREPDAARRRELLTFVIVGGGATGVELAGALSEISRHALVRDFQNIDPTQARILLVEGAQHLLPTYPESLSIRARQSLEKLGVEVRTGVRVTQIDETGVYIGEEHIRAHTKLWAAGVAASPVARSLGVQLDRAGRVPVTPELHLPSRKEVFIIGDLALVQDKGKPVPGVAPAAMQEGKHAAENILRQLKNQPMTPFSYWDRGTFSVIGRGSAVGIALERFKMSGYLAWLAWLFIHILFLIGFRSKVAVLVNWAYSYLAFRRSARIITGGVPLMKQPLGTAAVPVPATALGAASEAREPQPAPRPGAP; encoded by the coding sequence GTGACAGCCCACTCCGACACCCGTCCCCATGTGGTCATTCTCGGTGGAGGCTTCGGTGGCCTCTACGCGGCCATGCGGCTGAAGCGAGCGCCGGTGCGCGTAACGGTGGTGGACCGCCACAACCACCACCTCTTCCAGCCGCTGCTCTACCAGGTGGCCACGGCGACGCTGAGCCCGAGCGACATTGCCTCCCCACTGCGAGGCATCCTGGGGCGCTACGGCATCTCCGTGCTGCTCGCGGAGGCGACGGGCATTGATGTGGCGAGCAAGAAGGTGCTGCTGGCGGATGGGGAGCTGTCGTACGACTTCCTCATCGTGGCCACGGGGGCGACCCACTCCTACTTCGGCCATGACGAGTGGGCTCGCTTTGCGCCGGGGCTGAAGACCATCGAGGACGCGGTGGAGATTCGCCGTCAGGTGTTGTTGGCCTTCGAGCAGGCCGAGCGCGAGCCAGACGCTGCGCGCCGCCGCGAGCTGCTCACGTTTGTCATCGTGGGCGGGGGCGCCACGGGTGTGGAGTTGGCAGGCGCGCTCTCGGAGATCAGCCGACACGCGCTGGTGCGAGACTTCCAGAACATCGATCCGACCCAGGCACGCATCCTCTTGGTGGAGGGGGCTCAGCACTTGCTGCCGACCTACCCGGAGAGCCTGTCCATCCGGGCGCGCCAGTCGCTGGAGAAGCTGGGAGTGGAGGTCCGCACGGGCGTCCGCGTCACACAGATCGACGAGACCGGGGTTTACATCGGGGAAGAACACATCCGGGCTCACACGAAGCTGTGGGCCGCGGGCGTGGCGGCCTCTCCGGTGGCACGCTCGCTCGGGGTGCAACTGGATCGAGCGGGGCGTGTGCCGGTGACGCCGGAGCTCCACCTGCCGAGCCGGAAGGAGGTCTTCATCATCGGAGACCTGGCGCTCGTGCAGGACAAGGGCAAGCCGGTTCCAGGCGTGGCGCCTGCGGCGATGCAGGAGGGCAAGCACGCGGCGGAGAACATCCTGCGGCAGCTCAAGAACCAGCCGATGACGCCGTTCAGCTACTGGGATCGCGGTACGTTCTCGGTGATTGGCCGAGGCTCGGCGGTGGGCATCGCCCTGGAGCGTTTCAAGATGTCGGGCTACCTGGCGTGGCTCGCGTGGCTCTTCATCCACATCCTGTTCCTCATCGGGTTCCGCAGCAAAGTGGCGGTGCTGGTGAACTGGGCCTACTCGTATCTGGCCTTCCGCCGGTCAGCGCGCATCATCACGGGCGGAGTGCCCCTGATGAAGCAGCCGCTGGGTACGGCCGCGGTGCCTGTGCCGGCCACGGCTCTCGGAGCAGCTTCGGAAGCCCGCGAGCCGCAGCCCGCTCCGCGTCCTGGGGCTCCCTGA